A region of the Arachis hypogaea cultivar Tifrunner chromosome 15, arahy.Tifrunner.gnm2.J5K5, whole genome shotgun sequence genome:
atgtgTAGCtggacttttatatatatataagctatCCGCCGTTAGGTTTAAGTGAGTGTTTAGTTAATGGCTAATTGCATGAGttgaaaaattgaaacaaatgaCCATCATTACCCACCAGTCCACAGAGATGTGACAGAACTGGAGCCATTATTATCACCctatatatattagttaattaattgttaCTAGAATTAATATTAACACAAAACAAAACAATGAATATGCCATTGCTTGTATTCTTATTTCTCCTTGCCTTGAGTAGGAAGCAACTGCTTGGTGCGGCTGCTCCTGCACCCGGGCAAGTGGTTGATACATCCGGTAACATGGTTCGAGCTGGTTTAAATTACTATATTGTCCCTACATACCCTAATGCCGGCGGGCTCACCCTTGCCAGCACAAACGCCGACGATTGCCCTCTTGACATCCTGGTTGTGGATGGATACCAAGGCCTTCCACTAATGTTCCAACCTGTTAATATTAAGAAAGGTGTTGTTCGTGTTAACACAGATCTCAATATCTATTCTCCGTATAATACGGATTGTGGGTCCGCAGTGTGGAGGCTCAAGGACTATAACTATGAAATTCGACAGCAGTTTGTTACCATTAATGGTGTTTTAGGGAATCCTGGAGCTGACACCATTGCAGATTGGTTCAAGATTGAGAAGTACGAGGATGCTTATAAATTGGTTTACTGTCCAAGTGTTTGCAATGCTTGTTATTACCGATGCAGCGATTTAGGAATTTATGAAGACGAGTGGGGTAAGCGTCTAGCTTTCAGCAATGTGCCACTCAAAGTTCAGTTTCATTATCGTGCATGAAGTGATGATGATCAGTTCCACCTATGTCTAATTATAACTATACTTAAAAATCTTAAGGAATATATAAAGCTAGAAACTCAGTTACAgttaactttacgtgaagttgataaatAAGAACTGttagataatttaattgatttgattaaattttcatcttacatctctcaactatcaacttcacgtgaataAATGtgtaataaataataacaatgcacTACTTGTGCTTTAGTCTGTGTCCTTATAATAATGCAAATTTGCTCAAGTtgacttttgaaaattttgaccCGGGAATTGAACTGCAAAATGCTTATATATATCATGTTCAATTAGAATTAAATCAGATATAACAAAATATATgttttaaaatatgatttattttaGAAAAGACTGATTCAACTGCCACTGCCCTCTGGTACATTGTAAGTACCGATTTTTAGTCAATTTTTGTACTGATTTTTCTTTTTGGCCGATTGAGTCCAATTTTTCATATATAACCAATATAAGAGAGTTGTTTTCCATAAATTTTCTTCTTTACACTTTGTTATTTAATATATTGTATTATGCCAGTCAAACAAACTTCAAAAACCAGATATTCATAAGCGtgtggttttatttatttatatacgtaCGTGGTTTTATTAGTATGAGTTGAAATCATTGACTATACATCCCATTGCACACTAATCCACAGAACTATATATCCATCCttaccctattaattcacatACACTATCTTCTCTAATCCTATCACTATAAGTCACAAGAAGCACAATATTAAACTTCACATAATAAAACAATGAAGAACACATTACTTGTCCTATTCCTTTTCTTTGCCTTGACCACCAAACCATTCCTCGGTGCAGCGAGTACTGCACCGGAGCAAGTGGTTGACACATCCGGCAAGGTCGTCCGAGCCGGTTTAAATTACTATATTGTCCCTACTTCTCCTAATGTAGGTGGCCTTTCCCTCACCAGCACAGGTGAATCCACATGCCCTCTTGATGTTGTGCTTACAACATCGGATCCAAACGGTTACCGGGGCCAACCCGTGGTGTTTCAACCGGTTAACGTTAAAAAAGGCGTTGTTCGTGTTAACACTGATCTCAACA
Encoded here:
- the LOC112747260 gene encoding miraculin-like, encoding MNMPLLVFLFLLALSRKQLLGAAAPAPGQVVDTSGNMVRAGLNYYIVPTYPNAGGLTLASTNADDCPLDILVVDGYQGLPLMFQPVNIKKGVVRVNTDLNIYSPYNTDCGSAVWRLKDYNYEIRQQFVTINGVLGNPGADTIADWFKIEKYEDAYKLVYCPSVCNACYYRCSDLGIYEDEWGKRLAFSNVPLKVQFHYRA
- the LOC112751526 gene encoding miraculin; its protein translation is MKNTLLVLFLFFALTTKPFLGAASTAPEQVVDTSGKVVRAGLNYYIVPTSPNVGGLSLTSTGESTCPLDVVLTTSDPNGYRGQPVVFQPVNVKKGVVRVNTDLNIYFAYESICESTVWMLKDYDYSTGHWFVTTNNGVLGNPSSNTVANWFKIEKYEDGYKLVYCPSVCKKCYHKCSDIGIYEDQYGKRLALSDVPFKVRFQLA